The following DNA comes from Sphingomonas flavescens.
TTGACGTGATTGGCTTTGATATCCACGTCCATCGAATTGCTGAATTGCGGCAATTCCAGGATCGGACAGGCGAGGTCGCAACGGCCGAGCTCCAGGCGTCTAGCTTACGAGTCACCTCAGATCCTAGCGATTGCGCTGGCGCCGAAATCTACATCGTCACCGTTCCGACACCGGTCGATGCCCGGAAGCGGCCGGATCTCGGTGCGGTGCTCTCAGCGACAGAGATGCTGGCCGGGCTGCTGGATCCGGCACGCCGCCCCACCATCATCTACGAAAGCACCGTTTATCCCGGTGTCACGGAAGAAATTTGCGGTCCCAGGATCGAAGCCACTTCCGGCCTGAAGCGCGGCCCTGACTTCAGGCTCGCGTATAGCCCGGAGCGCATAAACCCGGGCGATAAGGTCCACAGCGTAGATAAGATCACGAAAGTGATTGCCGGAGAGGACGCGGAAGTCCTGGAGCAACTCTCCACCATTTATGGCGCCATCACTACTGGCGGAGTGTTCCGGGCCGCCTCTATCAAAGCTGCGGAAGCTGCCAAGGCCATCGAGAATGCTCAGCGGGATATCAACATCGCGTTCATCAACGAAGTCACGCAAATCTTCTCAATGATTGGGCTCTCGATCGCAGATGTGCTTGCGGCCGCCAGGACCAAATGGAATTTCCTCAACTTCGAGCCCGGGCTGGTCGGGGGCCACTGCATCGGCGTTGATCCTTTCTATCTAAGCTATCTTGCCGAGCAGGTCGGGCATGATCCGCAAGTCATCCTCGCTGGACGCAAAACGAATGACGAAATGTCGACCTGGATCGCCGATTGCCTTCATAGTCTTCGTGGTGCCGCCGGGACTGCCTTGGTCATGGGATTGACCTTCAAGGAAGACGTCCCGACCTCAGAAACAGCCGGTCATTCGATCTTGTGCGGCGGCTGCAATGGCTCGGGCACAAGGTTGTCGTCGCCGACCCGATCGCCTCTCCCGCTGAGGTGAGGGCCGAGTCTGGGCTTGAGCTTACCGACCCCGTCGTCGGCGCTTACGACTTGGTGATTGGAGCCGTCGCGCACCGTCAGTACAAGGATTTAAGCGAGGGTGAGTTGGGGCGTCTCGTTTCGCGCGGCGGGACGCTCGCCGATCTCAAGGGCATTTGGCGGAGTAGAGATTTGCCGGCTGAAATCAGTCGATGGACTCTTTGATCGGCTGCAAGGAGCGCGGCCACGCCGTCTGGTCAGGCGCCGATCTCAACTTCCTGGCACATCGTCGGTGCGTCCATAAACGTCGTCGAAGCGGACGATGTCATCTTCGCCGAGGTAGCCACCACACTGCACTTCAATAAGTTCGAGCGGCTTATCGCCGGGGTTCGCGAGGCGGTGCTTCGTTTCCACCGGGATGTAGACTGACTGGTTTGGCCCCAACATCGATACTTCATCGCCGACCGTCACTTCAGCAGTGCCCCGCACCACGACCCAGTGTTCCGAGCGCTGATGATGCAATTGTAGCGAAAGCGTCTGACCCGGTTCCACGACGATTGTTTTGACCTGAAAACCGGGGCCCGAAGAGATCGACTCGTAAGATCCCCACGGGCGAAACACTTTTGCCGGAGAGACGACGCGGTCGTTTTGTACTTCGGCCACCAAGCTCTTCAGGTCGGCCATTCGTTCCAGCGGCGCTATCAGCACAGCGTCGCGGACCGCGATCACAGCCATATTGTCCAGACCGGCGACCGCCAGCGTCGATCCGCTATCATTACGAAGCAGTGAGTTGCGGGTGTCGAGCGCAACCACGTCACCCTGAACCACGTTGCTGTTGTGATCCTTATCACCCAGCTTCCAGACCGCGTCCCAAGAGCCCACGTCGGACCATTTCATGCTCACAGGCACGACCATGCCGCGATTGGTTTTTTCCATGATGGCATGGTCGATCGAGATGTTCTTCGCTTCAAGAAACGCATCGGTTTGTGGGCGCACGAAGAGCTCGTCCGTCGTTGCAGCAGCAACAGATCGCTCAATGGCGTCAAGGCTGTCCGGAAGATACCGACGCATCTCGTCGATCAGCGTGCTGGCCTTCACAAGGAAAATGCCGGCGTTCCAGAAGAAGCGGCCGCTCGAGAAATATTCGGACGCAGTCTCCGCGTCCGGCTTTTCGACAAAGCGTGCGATGGGCCGAACTCGAGCGCTTGGCTGCTCCGCGGCGCCAGCCTCAATGTAGCCATATTGAGTATTAGGTTCGGTTGGCGTGGCGCCAAAGGTAACAATGGCGCCAGCTTGGGCATGGTCGCATCCGCTTTCGATCGCCTCAATAAACGCTGCGCGATCGCCGATCACATGATCCGACGGCATTAGGAGCATCAAATCGTCTGAACCCGCTTTCAGCAGCCAGGCAGCAGCCAGTGCTGCCGCTGCGGAAGTGTTGCGTCCGGCAGGCTCGAGCAGGATAGCTTTAACTGGGGCTCCGATGTCGATCAGTTGCCGCTTGATAAAGAAACGCTGCTCCTCACCGCTGACGATGAGTGCGGGCGCGAATCTGTCACCGCTCAGGCGCGCCGCAGTCTCCTGAAGAAGCGATTGCTCGCCAGTCACCGGTAGCAGCTGCTTCGGGAATGTCTGCCGTGATACCGGCCAGAGCCGGGTACCGGCACCCCCGCACAAAATCACGGGGCGGATGGGTGTTGCGTCAGCGATCACACGCTTGCCTACTCATACCGTCTGCTATGCCGAAGATCATCACGATCGTCGAATGGCAGTCATCTTTAAATTATCGTTTAATTCTACTGACGCCTTAAGAGCTGGTTTTGCAATCTGCGTTACGCTGCGCGGCTCTCTGAACCGGCGGCCAACCACATCCTATCGTAAACAATTATTAACTATCTCGCCCGATGGTCTGCAGTGTGCAAAAAAGCTGACAGCACCTTGGGGGGTGGCGGATTTTGTTGACTGGTTTTTCGCTGCGCGTTGCAGCCGTTTGTTTCTCTCGCAAGCACTTGATCGGGGGCGCCCTTGGCGCTGCCGCCGCTCTAAGCGCGTCTCCCGCGGCCGCGCAGGTCATGGAAATCGCCGACGATGGCACGGTTTCAGTCCGTAATGGCGCGGGCGCCTCCAGTTTCGAGGTCGTCACACCCGCGTCCGACAAGATGGTAGATGAGAGCGGCGCACCCGTCGTTCCGGCCTTCGCGTTCACCGCCGTCGCTCCCGCCCCAGTGCCCTCGCAATTCGCCGGTGCCCTGATGCAGGCCGCTGCCGCCAACAACATCAGCCCGACCCTGCTCTCGGCCCTCGTGTGGCAGGAAAGCCGCTGGAACCCGCAGGCGCTGTCCCCCAAGGGCGCGATGGGTCTTGCGCAGCTGATGCCGGCAACCGCGCGCTATCTCGGCGTCAATCCTGCAGATCCCGTCGCAAATCTCCACGGCGGGGCGCGATATCTTCGCCAACTCCTTGATCAATTTGACGGAAATGTGGAAAAGGCACTGGCGGCGTACAACGCCGGGCCCGGCCGTGTCCGCAGCGCTGGGGGTATTCCCGCAATCGCCGAAACCCAGAATTACGTGTCGTCGATCGTGCGCCGCATCGCAGCCAGCTCCGGAGGCAATCAATGAAATCCGTCCGCGGTCTCGCCGCTCTCCCGATGATTCTGACCAGCGCCCCCGCGTTCGCCGCTGCGCAAGACCCGCAGGGGTCGGGCCCGATCGTCAATGCCTTGATGTGGCTGCAGGGTACGTTGCTCGGCAACGTCGCCACCGCTGTCGCGGTCATCGCGGTCGCCATGGTCGGTTTCATGATGCTCACCGGCCGGATGAACTGGCGCTTCGGCGCGACGGTCATCATCGGCTGCTTCATCCTGTTTGGCGCCGGCGCGATTGTCAGCGGCATCCAGGCGGCGTCGGCGGGCTAGGCGCGCGTGGCCATCTCCCGCGCCCCCGTCTTTCGCGCCCTGACCCGGCCGCAGATGTTCGCGGGCGTGACCTACAGCTATTTCATCATCAACGCCGCGGTGACGACGGAAGCGTTCCTCATCACCCGCAGCCTGCTCGCGCTGCCGGTGGCGCTCGCCGTCCACGTGATCGGCTATTTCGCCTGCCTCCGCGAACCGCGGATTTTCGACTTGTGGATCACCAAGGTCAGCCGTTGCCCCCGCACCCGCAATTGGAAGCGGTGGGGCTGCAACAGCTACGCGCCTTGAGAAGGAAGACGTTGAAACCATGACCAAATGGTTGGGACCCGCAGCCTGGAACAAGCGCGAAGCCCGCGGCGGCGATCGCTTGCCCTACGCGCGGCACATCGACGCTTCGACGCTTCGCCTGCGCGATGGCTCCCTGATGCGCTGCATGCGCCTCGCCGGCTTCCCGTTCGAGACCGAGGATGACGAGGTCCTCAACCACCTCCTGGCCGTGCGCGACGTGGTGCTGCGTAGCGCGCTCAATTCCAAGGCCGTGCTTTACCACCATCTGATCCGCCGCCGGGTCGAGGTGGATCTGCAGGCACGCTCGCCCGACGCTTTCTCGGCCGATCTCGACCGCCGCTGGAAGGATCAGCTCAACCAGGAGCGGCTGTTCCTCAACGAGCAGTTCCTGACGATCGTCATCCGCCCGCCGCGCGGCAAGGCCGGTCTTCCGGAGCGGCTCAGCCGCCTCGGTGGCGGCAAACAGGTCGGCGAGCATCTGACCGGCGCCGAAGCGCTGGAACTGGACTCGACGACCGCTGCGCTCAGCGCGGCGCTGCAGTCGTACGGTGTCCGCGTGCTCGGCACCTACGAGACTGAGACGGGCATTTATTCGGAGCCGCTGGAGCTGCTGTCGGCACTCTACAACGGCGAGATGCGGCCGGTGCTCATGCCGCGTCCGGAGCAGGATCTCGGCCAGCATATTCCCTACGCCCGCGTGAGCTTCGGCCTCGACGCGATCGAGGTGAGGGGGCCCGGCCGCCGCGGGTTCGCCAGCATCCTCGGCATCAAGGAATATCCGGATTCGAGCCGCGCCGGCCTGCTGGACTCGCTGCTGCGCGTTCCGCACGAGCTAGTAATCACGGAAAGCTTCGCGCCGATCGAGCGCCAAACGGCGCGTGAGCGGATCGACCTTTCGCTTCGCCGTCTGCGCAGCGCCGACGAAGGCGCTGCGACCGAGCGCGCCGAAATGCTGGCTGCCCGTGACGCCGTTGGCGCGGGTCAGCTGACCTTCGGCGATCATCACCTGAGCCTGCTGGTTCGCAGCCCGACATTGGAAACACTGGAAACCGCGACTGCCGACGCCGCTGCGGCGCTGGCCGACATCGGCGCCGTCGCCGTCCGCGAGGACGTCAACCTGGAGCCAGCCTTCTGGGGTCAGTTCCCGGGCAACGAGCAATATGTCGTTCGCCGCGCACTCATCTCAAGCTCGAACGCGGCCGGTTTCATCTCCCTGCACGGCTTCCCGATGGGCCGCGCGCGCGGTAATCATTGGGGCGACGCGGTCACGACGTTCGAAACAACTAGCTCGACGCCCTACTTCTTCAACTTCCACGAGGGCGACCTCGGCAATTTCACGATCATCGGCCCCTCGGGTTCGGGCAAGACCGTGGTGCTCAACTTCCTCGCCGCCCAGGCGCAGAAGTTCTCGCCGCGCACGATCCTGTTCGACAAGGACCGCGGCTCGGAAATCTTCCTTCGCGCGCTCGGCGGCCGCTACGAACGGATCAATCGCGGCGCACCGACCGGCTTTAACCCGCTGCGCCTGCCGGACGAAGCAGGCAACCGCGCTTTCCTTCGCGACTGGCTGAGCGGCCTGCTCGAAGCCAAGGGCGAGGAAGAGGGCGCCATCGCCAAGGCGATCGACGAAATCTACGCGCACGGCCCCGAGCTTCGCCAGCTGCGCTTCATGCGCGACCTGCTGGGCGGGGGACGCCGCCCGGAGCCGGGCGACCTGCCGTCGCGGCTCGACCCGTTCATTTTCGACGGTGAGCATGCCTGGCTGTTCGACAATCGCGAGGACGAGCTCGACTTCAACAATCGCGTGCTCGGCTTCGACATGACCGAGCTGCTCGAGGACCGCCGCCTTCGCACCCCGGTGCTGCTCTATCTCTTCCACCGCATCGAGCAGCGGCTCGACGGTTCACCGACGATGATTCTCATCGACGAGGCCTGGAAGGCGCTCGACGATCCGTTGTTCGCGGCGCGCATCCGCAACTGGATGAAGACGCTGCGTAAGCGGAACGCGATGATCGGCTTCGCGACCCAGTCGGCCGCCGATGCGCTCGACAGCTCGATCTCCTCGGCGATCGTCGAGCAGACTGCGACCGCGATCTTCATGCCCAACACCAAGGCGCGCGAAGAACATTATTGCCAGGGCTTCGGCCTTAGCGCGCAGGAATTCGAGTTCATCCGCAGCCTGCCGGCGCACAGCCGCTGTTTCCTGGTGCGTCAGGCCAACCGCTCGGTCGTGGTCCGCCTGGATCTCAATGGCATGCCGGATGTGCTGACGGTCCTGTCGGGCCGCGAATCCAGCGTCCGCCGCCTCGACGAGATCCGCGGCGCGGTCGGCAACGATCCCGCCGTCTGGTATCCGATGCTGACCCGCACGCCCTGGCCGGGCTCGCCCGCCAGCGACGATTATTGGCTGGCCGCCGCCGAATGAGTCAGTGCGAGCCTTTTGGCGCCGACGGGCCTGCCGGGATCGCCGACGCGCTGTCGAAGATCGACTGCCTCGCCAATGATGCGACGGCGGTGAGCTTCGGCCGCCTGTTCGGCGCGCACGGCAGTTTCCAGACGGCACTGACAATTATCCTGACGCTCTACATCGGTCTTCTGGCCTTCAACCTGCTCACGGGCCGCTCGGCGCTGCGCCTGTCGGTGCTGACGCCGCGGATGATGACGCTCGGCCTCGTGCTGACCTTCGCGACCTCATGGATCGCCTATCAATCGGTCGTGTGGAACCTCGCCACCGGCGCACCGGACGAGATCGCCAGCGTGCTGGTCGGCTCGAAGGGTAGCGCGACAATGCTGTTCGCGCAGCAACTCGACGGTTTCTTCACCGCCATCTCCGACGCGGCGACCTCGGTGACGCCGGTCAATCCGGCTGTGGCCGCTGCCACTCCGACGATGGCTTCGCCTGCCAATCTGCTGTCGCTCGGCGCGCTTATCATGCTGCTTGGCACCGTGGGCGTGCTGGTCGTTTGCCGGCTCGCGCTCGCCGCGCTCCTGATTATTGGCCCGGTGTTTATCGTGCTCGCGCTGTTCGAGGGGACGCGGGGCCTGTTCGAAGGCTGGCTGAAGAGCGTCGCCATGTTCGCGCTTGTGCCGCTGCTTACCGTGGTCATGGGGAGCGGGGCGCTCGCCGCCATCTCGCCGATGGTCACGGCGCTCGATCAGGCGAACGGCGTCATTCCGCTCCGCACGGCCGTCACCATCCTGACCGCCTCGATCATCTACCTCACGCTGATGATCCTGGTGTTCAAGGTCGCGGGCAACCTGACCAAGGGATGGCGGATCGGCCGTTTCGCGGCAGCGACTCCGGCGAGCCATGCCGCTGCGCCTGTCGCCGCGCATCAGGAGCGCGCGTTTACGCCGTCGACGGTCACGGCCACCAATGCCAACATCACTTCGGATCGCGTCCGCAGCACGGTCGCCAGCATCGAGGCGACGGCCATGAGCAGCCGTCTTCCGGCGCCGGCCATGGCCCGCATCGCGGCTTTGCCGGCTTCGGCACCGATCCCGGCGCTTCCGGGGCCGAGCGATGCGCGGGGTCAGATGCGCTACCTTCATCACCGGGTTGCCGGTGCCACCAACAATGTTTCGCGAGAGATTTTTCGATGATCCGCAAGGTTTGTTTCGCCGCGCTTGCGCTCCTGGTTTCGACGGCTTCCGTGGCCGCAACGGACAGCCGCATCCGCTCTGTCGCCTACGATCCGGAGCAGATCGTCCGCATCGTCGGCAAGTCCGGCATCCAGTCGACCATCGAATTTTCGGGCGACGAGAAGATCGAGAATGTCGCGGTGGGCGATTCCTCCAAGTGGCAGATCACGCCAAACCGCCGCGCCAGCCTGCTCTTCGTCAAACCGCTGGCGCAGCACAGCCGCACCAACATGACCGTCGTCACCGACAAGCGGACGTACATGTTCGACCTCGTGGCGGGTGAAGCGTCGGCTTCCGCGGTCTACGCCATGAAGTTCAGCTATCCGAACGAGAAGAAAGCTGAGCTGCCCAAGCCGACGCAGCAGGTTGCCGCAGCAAACACGCGGCCGACCGCAGCGGCGGTCGCGGAGAAGCTGCACTTCGACTGGAAGAGCAACGGCAACAAGGGCCTGCTTCCGGCGCGCGTGTTCGACGACGGCTCGTCGGTCTATCTGGCGTGGGACAAGGAAACGCCGCTCCCCGCGATCCTGACCCAGAATGAGGATAAGCAGGAAGGCCCGGTCAACTATCAGCTTCGCGGCGAATATATCGTGATCACGCCGGTGCCGGCGAACCTGGTGCTCCGCTACGGCAAGCGCAGTGCCGCCCTCTGGCCGACCCGCCAAGTCGTCCCGCAATCGCGCGCCGCCACAGCCGACACGCGCGTTGCGCAGCAGGCACCCGCGCCCGCCCCGGTGGTCAGCGAGGCCGCGCCTCCGCCGGCGCCGCAAGCAGCGCCCGCGGTGAAACTCGCCAACATGACTTCGCTCTACAGCGACAAGGTGACCGACAATGGACGCTAAACGGGTCGTCACTGAGGATCTCGGCAACGGCGCCGTCCGCGGCCCGTGGGAAGATCCGGTTCGCAGCTCTCTTCCGGCGATCGTCCCGCAAACCGATCCCCGGCTCGAGATCGACGAGCAGGCGCTCGTCATCGCCAGCCAAAATGCATACCCCGTCGTCGCGCGCCAGAAGAGCCGGAAGGATAGCCTGGGTCTGGCAGCGGGTGGAGCCGTGGCCTTGGTGCTCGGGGCGGCAACTTTCATGTCGCTGAGCTCGCATCGCAGCGGACCAGCGACCGCTCCGGCGGTGACCACGGCTAAGCCAACTGCCTTGGCGCCGGCTGTGCCAGGCGCAGCAACGATCCCCGGGCGCCCCCTTGGCCTGCCAGTCGAGCCGGGCGCTGTGCCGACGATGGCTCCGCAGCCGATGCCAATGGCCGGCGCGAACCCAATGCCGGGTTCGATGCCCATGCCAGGAATATCTCCGCAGTCCGCACCGGTCCTCGTCTATGACGGGAGCGGGTCTTCAGCTGCTACGACAGGCGCCGTCATGAATGGCGCTCGCGATGTCAGCGGCGCCCCGGCATTGCTTGCGGGCGGCGCGGCCGCTGCCGGGGTGGTCGGCGATAATAGTTCAGCGCGGTCGAGCCGTTTGGTCGAGCCGGCGAGCACGGTCGTCCAGGGCACGCTGATCCCAGCCGTTCTTGAAACCGCGATCAACACCGACGTTCCCGGATACGTCCGCGCGGTCGTCAGCCAAGATGTGCGATCATTCGATGGTACTCGAGTGCTAATCCCGCGCTCTTCACGCCTGATCGGCGAGTACAAGGGTGCGACGCAGGCGGGCCAACGCCGGGCATATCTCATGTGGACCCGACTCGTCCGTCCGGATGGAGTTTCTGTAGCCTTGGCCTCGCCCGCAGCGGACTTCGCCGGTCAGGCTGGCGTTGGCGGCCAGGTTAACAGCCATTTCTTCTCGCGCTTCGGCTCAGCGATTCTGCTCTCCGTGTTGGGCGGCGCTGGTGGCTTGATGAGCGGAGGAGCCTCGACGGTCGTCGTGGGCGGCGGCTCAAGCGCAGCCTCGGCTGCCATTCAGCAAAGTGGCAACCGCGGCCCGACCATCAGGGTTCGCCAGGGTGAACCGATTCGCGTGTTCACCGCGCGGGATCTCATCTTCCCTGAGGGCGCCAACGGGTGAGCGTTACCGCGCTCCCGACAAACAGGCGCGACGGGATCGACCCGTTTCTCGACGCGTATTTAGAGCCGTTCCGTGCCTGGTTGGCGCAGGATGACGTCACGGAAATTCTCGTGAACCGGCCGGGCGAGGTCTGGGTCGAGCAGCGGGGCAAGATGACCCGTCATGCGTCCGACAAGGTCGACGACAATCTCCTGCAGCGCTTGGCTGAACAGGTGGCCAGGGTCAGCAACCAAGGCATCAGCCGCGAGCGGCCATTGCTGGCAGCGATGCTGCCCAACGGCGCCCGCGTCCAATTCGTCGCTCCTACGGCGACAAGAGCGCACTGGGCACTCGCGATGCGTCGGCATTGTCTTTTGGATTTGCCGTTGGACGCGTACGCGACGGGGCCATTGAAGCCGCAAGCCGTCGAGACGAAGATTTCAGCCGAGGAAGACCCTGTGGGCTTTCTCCGGCAGGCGGTCAAAGATCGCAAGACGATCCTAATCAGCGGCGGTACTTCCACCGGCAAGACCACTTTCCTAAACGCCATGCTTCGTGAAGTTCCGGTTGAGCAGCGCGTGATCGTTGTCGAGGACACCGCCGAAGTTCAGCTGCACGGCCCCAATGACCTCGGTTTGATAGCGGTAAAGGGCGAGCTAGGTGAGGCGCTCATCAACACTGATGACTTGCTGCAGGCCGCGCTACGCCTGCGGCCAGATCGTATTCTCCTAGGCGAGCTTCGCGGCAAAGAGGCGGTCAGCTTCCTGCGGGCAGTGAATACTGGTCACCCTGGGTCGTTCAGCACCATCCATGCTAACTCAACGAGCGGTGCACTTGAGCAACTGTCGCTAATGGTGATGCAATCGGGTCTCGGTCTCTCGCGATCGGAGACGATTGAGTACGCACGGTCTGTGATCGACGTCGTAGTTCAGCTTGGCCGCGATGGACCGGATCGCAAAATAGTCGCGATCGACGAGCTCGCTGCCGCTTAGTTGCGGACGGCGCGTTCCGACCGATTGGGGATGATTTTCGCGGGCACGCCAATCGCGGTGTGTCCCGGCGGCACATCCTTTGTCACCACCGCATTGGCGCCGATACGAGCGCCGTCGCCAACATGAACTTTGCCTATGATTTTTGCGCCTGCGCCAATGTAAACGCCGTTCCCGATACTTGGCACTTCGCCCTCGCCGATCATGCCAATGGTCACCTGCTGCATTATCATGCAGTCATCGCCAACGACAGCATCTTCATGGATCACGACGCCGTTGGGATGCGGAAGCTGCAACCGTTGACCAAGCTTCGCGTGCGGGGAGATGTCGGAGTGTGTCAGGAAACTCCATCCGACGTGTCGCAAGCGAGCAAGCCGCCGCAACATCTTGTAAACGAGGCCGCTCTGGCTTCGGTAATGGCGATATGCTTCGCCGCTAGCTAAGAGTCTTCGGGTAAAGCTGGTCATGAGGCTTCAAAGGCTATCCGCTTAGCCTCGCCCATGTCTTGCGGTACCAGCGTGGAAATTTCGTCGAGCATGTCATACCGACGACGGTACATAGATCGTTTTTTTGGTGCGACTTCTTCCAGCTCGCGGCGCTTCGAGCTTATGGGCAATTCATATGACGAGCTAGACGATCGCACTGCTCCGCGATCCTCCCAGATTTCATTATAATTGAGGCCGCCGCTGGCGCCGCCGTAATATGCGTGGCGAGATATTTTCGCTTCGTCGGCGACTGCATCAATGCGTGCGATATTGAGCTTAGACGCCAGCTCTCGGAGCATTTCTATAATGAGGTCGCGCGGGCGTACACCGTTAAAATCCTTGGTAAGGTCGCGATAGGTCGACAAGATGTCTTTGTCTTGCCGGCCTTGAATACTGCCGACAAATATCGAGGGGACAGGATTTAGGTTTATTGAGAAAGTGAGGGTGAAAGCCCGAAAATCGTTCTTGAACAGACTGACTGTCAAATGGCCCTCACGCGATAGCCAGCGAGGTCGATCAATTATGATCCTCGTGCCCTCGCTGAACTTATGCAGGTCAGCGACCACCAGCTTTTCATCCGGCTTCAACCAAAGGCCGGGGATCGACCT
Coding sequences within:
- a CDS encoding DUF535 family protein, which translates into the protein MIGWAWGVSKDVDPDLKWRAKFALAAARHRKLAKDLQSEDPASPLGSLIQEWPETLGFLLAPYQCAAWSPETRFERIAAHLQAIRSIPGLWLKPDEKLVVADLHKFSEGTRIIIDRPRWLSREGHLTVSLFKNDFRAFTLTFSINLNPVPSIFVGSIQGRQDKDILSTYRDLTKDFNGVRPRDLIIEMLRELASKLNIARIDAVADEAKISRHAYYGGASGGLNYNEIWEDRGAVRSSSSSYELPISSKRRELEEVAPKKRSMYRRRYDMLDEISTLVPQDMGEAKRIAFEAS